A region of Carnobacterium gallinarum DSM 4847 DNA encodes the following proteins:
- the fumC gene encoding class II fumarate hydratase produces the protein MANRQSDFRIETDSLGDVQVPLDKLWGAQTERSRVNFKIGSEKIPTAVILAFAQLKRATAIVNHKNGNLDTQRKNAIVASCDEILTGEYAEQFPLVTWQTGSGTQSNMNLNEVIAHLANQKLLETDLTVHPNDHVNMSQSSNDTFPTAMNIAAYDSIIKNLLPECKKMIATLEEKEEKYHDLIKIGRTHLQDATPLTFAQEISGWKIMLQKGLNFIEDSSQNILELAIGGTAVGTGLNAPLNFGEDVAYELSIATGHPFISAPNKFYALTSHSDLSYTHGAIRSLASDLMKIANDIRWLASGPRSGIGEITLPANEPGSSIMPGKVNPTQAEALTMVVAQVMGNDVTITVAASQGNFELNVYKPVIILNFLQSVTLLSDAMRSFRVHCLVGLEANQEAMSELVKRSLMLVTALSPHIGYEKSATIAKKALAENLTLKEAALALKYVSDTEFDLWVDTSKMVHP, from the coding sequence ATGGCAAATCGACAATCAGATTTTCGCATTGAAACAGATTCTTTAGGGGATGTTCAAGTCCCACTCGATAAATTATGGGGGGCACAAACAGAGCGAAGTCGCGTTAATTTTAAAATTGGATCTGAAAAAATTCCTACTGCAGTTATTTTGGCATTCGCTCAACTGAAACGTGCAACGGCTATTGTGAATCATAAAAATGGAAACCTTGACACCCAACGTAAAAATGCAATTGTTGCTTCCTGTGATGAAATCCTTACAGGTGAGTATGCCGAGCAATTCCCTCTTGTTACTTGGCAAACCGGTAGCGGCACCCAAAGCAACATGAATCTCAATGAAGTTATTGCACATTTGGCAAATCAAAAATTACTAGAAACCGATTTAACCGTTCATCCTAATGATCATGTGAATATGTCTCAAAGCTCAAATGATACGTTTCCCACTGCAATGAATATTGCTGCCTATGACTCGATCATAAAAAATCTACTTCCTGAATGTAAAAAAATGATTGCCACTTTAGAAGAAAAAGAAGAAAAATATCACGACTTAATTAAGATTGGTCGGACACATTTACAAGATGCAACCCCTTTAACCTTTGCCCAAGAGATTAGCGGTTGGAAGATAATGTTGCAAAAAGGCTTGAATTTCATTGAAGACAGTAGCCAGAATATCTTAGAATTAGCAATCGGTGGTACGGCTGTTGGAACTGGTCTAAACGCTCCCCTAAATTTTGGTGAAGATGTAGCCTACGAATTAAGTATAGCAACTGGACATCCTTTCATAAGTGCGCCGAATAAATTTTATGCCTTAACTAGTCATTCTGACCTAAGCTACACTCATGGAGCTATTCGTAGTCTAGCTAGTGATTTAATGAAAATAGCCAATGATATTCGCTGGTTAGCAAGCGGACCTCGTAGTGGAATTGGGGAAATTACGTTGCCAGCCAATGAACCCGGCAGTTCTATTATGCCTGGAAAAGTCAATCCTACCCAAGCTGAAGCGTTAACAATGGTAGTCGCTCAGGTGATGGGAAATGACGTGACTATCACTGTTGCTGCAAGCCAAGGAAATTTTGAATTAAACGTCTATAAACCGGTAATTATCCTGAATTTTCTACAATCAGTCACCCTTCTAAGTGATGCCATGCGTTCATTTAGAGTTCACTGCTTAGTTGGTTTAGAGGCTAACCAAGAAGCAATGTCTGAATTAGTTAAACGTTCTTTAATGTTGGTCACTGCTTTAAGCCCACATATTGGCTATGAAAAAAGTGCCACAATTGCTAAAAAAGCCTTAGCTGAAAATTTAACCTTAAAAGAAGCAGCTTTAGCATTAAAATACGTTAGTGATACTGAATTTGATTTATGGGTGGATACTAGCAAAATGGTTCATCCTTAA